A stretch of DNA from Dehalobacterium formicoaceticum:
CACTAAGGAATTCAAGCATCCTGTTATGGGTCATATACCCTGAGCGTATTATATTTAAACGCCATAGTAACCAGGATTACTGATTTCCAAAAGTGCTCTATATTCAATTAAAAAGTTTTACCATCTAGTTTTGAAGAAACAAATCAAACAACAAAATGATTTGACCACAATCTATAATCGCGCGCCTTACAGATTAAACATGGACTACAAGTTTGCGAATGAAGAGATTCTTCAAAACTGGGAACCGGTTCCCCGGATCGCTATTCTTCAACTGGAAATTATGCTATCCGGTGGATCTAATACTATTATACGAGGAGTTGCATCATGAAAAAAGTTCTGATTATCGCCTCCAGTCCCCGGAAAAATGGCAATACCGACTTCTTGGGTCAATGGTCAGCAGACATCGCCCAACAAAACAATTATGAAACCGAGATCATTTATCTAAGGGACTATCGGTTTTCTTCCTGTATTGCCTGTGGAGCATGTAATCAAGACGGCCGATGTCATGTCAAGGATGAAATGATCCCAATGTATCCGAAAATCACCGGCAGTGAAAAGATTATTTTTGCGGCCCCGATATTCTTCCAAGCCTTAGGCGCTCTTCCCAAGGCTTTGATTGACCGCACCCAATGCTATTG
This window harbors:
- a CDS encoding flavodoxin family protein, which produces MKKVLIIASSPRKNGNTDFLGQWSADIAQQNNYETEIIYLRDYRFSSCIACGACNQDGRCHVKDEMIPMYPKITGSEKIIFAAPIFFQALGALPKALIDRTQCYWAAHYVLNEKVIPDEAFRRKRGLFALLCGATNLSDTFICAEKSLKVFASTIETKYEGGLFFPEIDEKGSIAEKPDVKEQLTLALNQFFQKQV